The following coding sequences lie in one Flavobacterium cyclinae genomic window:
- a CDS encoding DUF3703 domain-containing protein produces the protein MKLYIKMPNKLIPFYQKELEMVKDNLKQDNLQNAWLHLERAHIIGQKYPYEHSFVHWKMLQFGIKIKSTKEVVGQIPRLLVGGVKSFVGHIPVGNTGGANVPPLKTMEIPEDIQEILKLNA, from the coding sequence ATGAAGCTTTATATTAAAATGCCAAATAAACTTATTCCTTTTTATCAAAAAGAGTTAGAAATGGTTAAAGACAATTTAAAGCAAGATAATTTGCAAAATGCTTGGCTTCATTTAGAGAGAGCACACATCATCGGACAAAAATATCCTTATGAGCATTCCTTTGTTCATTGGAAAATGTTACAATTTGGTATTAAAATAAAAAGCACTAAAGAAGTAGTTGGTCAAATACCAAGATTATTGGTAGGTGGAGTAAAATCATTTGTTGGTCATATTCCAGTAGGTAATACAGGTGGTGCGAATGTACCACCTTTAAAAACAATGGAAATACCAGAGGATATTCAAGAAATTTTAAAGTTGAACGCTTAA
- a CDS encoding Y-family DNA polymerase, translating into MFALVDCNNFYASCQRVFEPHLIGKPVVILSNNDGCVIARSNEAKALGIPMGAPAFEFKKLFEDNNVFVYSSNYALYGDMSSRVMNILATYTPEIEVYSIDEAFLKFEGFEFFNLEEYGIKIQRTVTKNTGIPISVGFAPTKALAKVANKIAKKFPERTKSVYVIDNEEKRIKALKWTKIEDVWGIGRKHAKRLQAVNVFNAYQFTQLHDDWVRKEMAVVGLRLKHELEGKPTLDLETPKSKKMIATTRSFEKPMTKLEDVSERIATFTTSCSEKLRRQNSHSNMIMVFLHTNYFRKDQPQYSRSIVINTDFPTNSTIELNKYAQIGLKAIFKEGYNYKKAGVIVMGLTPNDQTQLSLFNTSNPKHQPLMSVVDKLNRAYGKNKIKFANQSLGRQWKMKQEKLSKSYTTRIDEIITIKI; encoded by the coding sequence ATGTTTGCCTTAGTAGACTGCAACAACTTTTACGCCTCTTGTCAAAGAGTATTCGAACCACATTTAATTGGAAAACCTGTAGTAATACTTTCCAATAATGATGGTTGTGTTATTGCGCGTTCTAACGAAGCTAAAGCATTAGGCATTCCAATGGGAGCTCCTGCATTCGAATTCAAAAAACTATTCGAAGACAATAATGTATTTGTCTATTCTTCAAACTATGCCTTGTATGGTGACATGAGCAGCAGAGTAATGAACATCCTTGCAACCTACACACCGGAAATAGAAGTCTATAGTATTGACGAAGCTTTTCTAAAATTCGAAGGTTTTGAATTCTTTAACCTGGAAGAATACGGAATTAAAATTCAAAGAACCGTAACTAAAAATACAGGTATTCCAATCAGTGTAGGATTTGCACCAACAAAAGCACTAGCTAAAGTAGCCAATAAAATAGCAAAGAAGTTCCCTGAACGAACCAAAAGTGTCTATGTGATAGACAATGAAGAAAAGAGAATAAAAGCTCTTAAATGGACTAAAATTGAAGATGTTTGGGGTATTGGTAGAAAACACGCTAAACGCTTACAGGCAGTTAATGTTTTTAATGCCTATCAATTCACTCAATTACACGATGATTGGGTAAGAAAAGAAATGGCAGTTGTAGGACTGAGATTAAAACACGAATTGGAAGGAAAACCAACATTGGATTTAGAAACTCCAAAGAGTAAGAAAATGATTGCTACAACAAGATCATTTGAAAAACCAATGACAAAATTGGAAGATGTTTCAGAGCGTATTGCAACATTCACAACTTCCTGTTCCGAAAAACTAAGAAGACAAAACAGTCATAGCAACATGATAATGGTTTTTCTTCATACCAACTATTTCAGAAAGGACCAACCACAATACTCCAGAAGTATTGTAATCAACACCGATTTCCCAACAAACTCAACAATAGAGCTAAACAAGTATGCACAAATAGGGCTAAAAGCAATTTTCAAAGAAGGCTACAATTACAAAAAAGCAGGCGTAATAGTAATGGGTTTAACACCAAACGACCAAACTCAATTATCACTATTCAACACCTCAAATCCAAAGCATCAACCTTTAATGTCAGTAGTTGATAAACTTAATAGAGCATACGGCAAAAACAAAATCAAGTTCGCCAATCAATCCCTCGGCAGACAATGGAAAATGAAACAAGAAAAATTATCCAAATCATATACAACTAGAATTGATGAAATAATTACAATTAAAATATAA
- a CDS encoding DUF4113 domain-containing protein, whose amino-acid sequence MKQEKLSKSYTTRIDEIITIKI is encoded by the coding sequence ATGAAACAAGAAAAACTATCAAAATCCTACACAACAAGAATTGATGAAATCATTACTATAAAAATTTAA
- a CDS encoding LexA family protein, with amino-acid sequence MKLRSLHTTTILDFYAPDYSTELELPFVDVGISAGFPSPADDFIELRIDLNKELIKHKDSTFFAKVKGNSMKNAGIFDGDLLIIDKSLEPQDGKIAICQIDGDFTVKRIKIENEVVWLIAENEDYKPIKVTEENELMIWGIVIHSIKTF; translated from the coding sequence ATGAAGTTAAGAAGTTTACATACTACAACAATACTAGATTTTTACGCACCTGATTACTCAACAGAATTGGAGCTTCCTTTTGTTGATGTAGGTATTAGTGCCGGTTTTCCTTCTCCTGCAGATGACTTTATCGAATTAAGAATCGACTTGAACAAAGAATTGATAAAACATAAAGACAGTACATTCTTTGCGAAAGTAAAAGGTAATTCCATGAAAAACGCAGGTATTTTCGATGGTGATTTATTAATCATTGATAAGAGCTTAGAACCGCAAGATGGTAAAATTGCTATTTGTCAAATAGATGGAGATTTTACAGTTAAAAGAATCAAAATAGAAAACGAAGTAGTTTGGTTAATTGCCGAAAATGAAGACTACAAACCCATAAAAGTTACAGAAGAAAATGAACTAATGATTTGGGGAATCGTAATCCATAGCATTAAAACATTTTAG
- a CDS encoding GDCCVxC domain-containing (seleno)protein, with protein MYEGKTVELKSTLTCPNCGHKKDELMPTDACQYFYECVKCKKVLKPLGGDCCVYCSYGSVKCPPIQAEIKCC; from the coding sequence ATTTATGAAGGCAAAACAGTCGAATTAAAATCAACTTTAACTTGTCCAAATTGTGGTCATAAAAAAGACGAGTTAATGCCAACAGATGCTTGTCAGTACTTTTACGAATGTGTAAAATGCAAAAAAGTACTCAAGCCATTAGGAGGTGATTGTTGTGTTTATTGTAGTTATGGTTCTGTAAAATGTCCACCTATTCAAGCAGAAATAAAATGTTGTTAA
- a CDS encoding efflux RND transporter periplasmic adaptor subunit translates to MKKSNIIYASIVGAIILAIILYFSLRHTEGDGHDHADGETHTEESHSDEKEPTAIKEVELNEAQFKASSIELGTFSDKNLSEVISVNGYTKLPPQNQADVSVYTSGIVKTINVSEGQYVSKGQTIATIESPEFTKLQEAYLTSKSNLEFLKLEFERQKTLSDEEVNSKKTFQKTKAEYEIESARFNSLQKQLNTLNISGNGNATATVPVLAPISGNLTEIYIKIGSNVEAGKPLMNIVDNSKMHVDLLVYEKDLFKVKIGQNVRFVLVNQDNSEVKGKIFSVGKSFENDTKSVAVHANISNNQQKLIPGMYVNALIDVGSNNVKALPNEAIIKADGREFIFVLEEGHKKEAHDEKEGHNHEDGHEHEETEGKTFHFQRIEIKSGTTQLGYTQVTLLQKIDANAKIVLKGAYYIQSHLIKNEGGGGHEH, encoded by the coding sequence ATGAAGAAATCAAATATCATATATGCATCAATAGTTGGAGCAATAATCCTTGCTATTATTTTATATTTTTCTTTGCGTCATACGGAAGGTGATGGACATGACCATGCTGATGGCGAAACACATACAGAAGAAAGTCATTCAGATGAAAAAGAGCCTACAGCTATAAAAGAAGTAGAACTAAACGAAGCACAGTTTAAAGCATCAAGTATCGAATTAGGTACTTTTTCAGATAAAAATTTAAGCGAAGTAATAAGTGTTAATGGCTATACCAAGTTACCACCACAAAATCAAGCCGATGTTTCTGTTTATACTTCAGGAATTGTAAAAACTATTAATGTGTCAGAAGGACAATATGTAAGCAAAGGGCAAACCATTGCAACTATTGAAAGTCCAGAATTTACTAAATTGCAAGAAGCCTATTTAACTTCAAAGAGCAATTTGGAGTTTTTAAAATTAGAATTTGAAAGACAAAAAACATTAAGCGATGAAGAAGTAAATTCTAAAAAAACGTTTCAAAAAACAAAGGCAGAATACGAAATTGAAAGTGCACGATTTAATTCGCTGCAAAAACAATTAAATACTTTAAACATTAGTGGTAATGGAAACGCAACAGCAACCGTTCCTGTGCTTGCTCCAATTTCTGGAAACTTAACCGAAATTTATATTAAAATTGGAAGTAATGTAGAAGCAGGTAAACCACTAATGAATATTGTGGATAATTCAAAAATGCACGTAGATTTATTAGTCTATGAAAAAGATTTATTTAAAGTAAAAATTGGTCAAAATGTACGTTTTGTTTTAGTGAATCAAGATAATTCGGAGGTAAAAGGAAAAATATTTAGTGTGGGTAAATCTTTTGAAAACGATACAAAATCAGTAGCTGTACATGCAAATATTTCAAACAACCAACAAAAATTAATACCAGGAATGTATGTAAATGCGCTTATAGATGTAGGTTCAAATAACGTAAAAGCATTACCAAATGAAGCTATTATTAAGGCTGATGGACGCGAGTTTATTTTTGTTTTAGAAGAAGGACATAAAAAAGAAGCTCACGATGAAAAAGAAGGGCATAATCATGAAGACGGACACGAACACGAAGAAACAGAAGGTAAAACATTCCATTTTCAACGTATTGAGATAAAATCAGGTACCACGCAATTAGGATATACACAAGTTACTTTATTACAAAAAATCGATGCTAATGCAAAGATTGTTTTAAAAGGAGCGTATTACATTCAAAGCCATTTAATTAAAAACGAAGGTGGTGGTGGTCATGAACATTAA
- a CDS encoding heavy metal translocating P-type ATPase, protein MEHKHIYDKDGKQICCSLEDKINNDSEHHSDGDGHDHDHSNQEKSTFQMFLPAIMSLVLLMFAIGLDNYFTPSWFTGYIRIGWYILAYIPVGFPVIKDAFESIKKGDIFSEFLLMSIATIGAFAIAEFPEGVAVMLFYAIGEIFQALAVKRAKANIKTLLDQRPDEVTILENNVAKTIKASNAKIGDIIQLKAGEKLGLDGELLSDTASFNTAALTGESKPDTKAKGETVLAGMINLNSVCQVKVTVAYTDSKLSKILEMVQDATAKKAPTELFIRKFAKIYTPIVVALAIAICVVPMLFVENYQFRDWLYRALVFLVISCPCALVISIPLGYFGGIGAASKNGILFKGSNFLDVMASVQNVVMDKTGTMTEGVFKVQEVIFNSDFNKDEILQLVNALESQSTHPVATAIHQFVGNIDSTITLKDVEEISGHGLKAYVNSKELLVGNFKLMDKFSISYDIDPSSIVYTLIAVAYDKKFVGYLTIADSIKEDAQITIDKLKALGVKTTMLSGDKTTVVQFVAQKLGITNAFGDLLPEDKVNKVKEIIAKKETVAFVGDGVNDAPVVALSNVGIAMGGLGSDATIETADVVIQDDKPSKIPMAINIGKQTKKIVWQNIILAFGVKAIVLILGAGGLATMWEAVFADVGVALLAILNAVRIQRMKF, encoded by the coding sequence ATGGAACATAAACACATTTATGACAAAGATGGAAAACAAATTTGTTGTTCATTAGAAGATAAGATTAATAATGATAGTGAACATCATTCTGATGGTGATGGTCACGACCACGACCATTCTAACCAAGAAAAATCTACGTTTCAAATGTTTTTGCCAGCAATTATGAGCTTGGTGTTATTGATGTTTGCCATTGGATTGGATAACTATTTTACCCCATCTTGGTTTACAGGTTATATTAGAATAGGTTGGTATATTTTAGCGTACATTCCAGTTGGTTTTCCTGTTATAAAAGATGCATTTGAAAGCATCAAAAAGGGCGATATTTTTTCAGAATTTCTATTAATGAGTATTGCTACAATTGGTGCTTTTGCAATTGCCGAATTTCCCGAAGGTGTAGCAGTAATGTTATTTTATGCCATTGGCGAAATCTTTCAAGCATTAGCCGTAAAAAGAGCTAAAGCCAATATCAAAACCTTACTCGACCAACGACCAGACGAAGTAACTATTCTCGAAAATAATGTTGCTAAAACAATCAAAGCATCAAATGCAAAGATTGGAGATATTATTCAATTAAAAGCAGGTGAAAAATTAGGATTAGATGGCGAATTACTTTCAGATACTGCTTCTTTCAATACGGCTGCATTAACAGGAGAAAGTAAACCAGACACAAAAGCAAAAGGCGAAACTGTTTTAGCAGGAATGATAAACTTAAATTCGGTTTGTCAAGTAAAAGTGACTGTTGCTTACACCGATAGTAAATTGTCAAAAATTCTCGAAATGGTGCAAGATGCTACTGCCAAAAAAGCACCAACCGAATTATTTATCAGAAAGTTTGCCAAAATATATACACCAATTGTAGTTGCTTTAGCTATCGCAATATGTGTTGTACCGATGTTATTTGTAGAAAATTACCAGTTTAGAGATTGGTTGTATCGAGCTTTAGTTTTCTTAGTTATTTCATGTCCTTGTGCATTAGTTATAAGTATTCCTTTAGGATATTTTGGTGGAATTGGAGCAGCTTCTAAAAACGGAATTCTTTTCAAAGGAAGTAACTTCCTTGATGTTATGGCTTCGGTTCAAAATGTTGTAATGGATAAAACAGGTACAATGACGGAAGGAGTTTTTAAAGTGCAAGAAGTTATTTTTAATTCCGATTTCAACAAAGATGAAATCTTACAATTGGTAAATGCTTTAGAAAGTCAAAGTACACACCCTGTAGCAACTGCCATTCATCAATTTGTTGGAAATATTGATAGTACTATAACACTAAAAGATGTAGAAGAAATATCAGGACACGGATTAAAAGCCTATGTAAATAGTAAAGAATTATTAGTGGGTAATTTCAAACTAATGGACAAATTCTCTATTTCGTATGATATTGATCCATCAAGTATCGTTTATACATTAATTGCTGTAGCTTACGATAAAAAATTTGTTGGATATTTAACCATTGCAGATAGTATCAAAGAAGATGCACAAATCACAATTGATAAATTAAAAGCATTAGGAGTAAAAACCACAATGTTAAGTGGTGATAAAACCACAGTTGTCCAGTTTGTAGCTCAAAAACTCGGAATCACTAATGCTTTTGGAGATTTATTACCCGAAGATAAAGTAAATAAAGTAAAAGAAATCATTGCAAAAAAAGAAACAGTTGCTTTTGTTGGCGATGGTGTAAACGATGCACCAGTGGTCGCATTAAGTAATGTCGGAATAGCAATGGGTGGTTTAGGAAGCGATGCCACCATAGAAACCGCTGATGTTGTCATTCAAGATGATAAACCAAGTAAAATTCCAATGGCTATAAATATAGGCAAGCAAACCAAGAAAATTGTTTGGCAGAATATCATTTTAGCATTTGGTGTTAAAGCAATAGTTTTAATCCTCGGTGCAGGTGGATTAGCCACCATGTGGGAAGCCGTTTTTGCAGATGTCGGTGTGGCGTTATTAGCTATTTTAAATGCGGTTAGAATACAAAGGATGAAGTTTTAA
- a CDS encoding CusA/CzcA family heavy metal efflux RND transporter has translation MLDKIIHFSINNKFIIGLFTLVLVIVGSYSLYNLPIDALPDITNNQVQIITSSPTLATQEVEQFITYPIEQSVKSIPNVVELRSISRFGLSVVTVVFEEDVDIYWARAQITERIKEAENTIPKGVGTPEMAPVSTGLGEIYQYVVYPKKGYEEKYNATDLRTIQDWIIKPQLIGTKGVAEVNTLGGNLKQYEIAVVPDKLRSMNTTITEIFEALENNNENTGGAYIDKKPYAYFIRGVGMVSSIDDINKIVVKNQNGIPILIRDVANVQIGSSIRYGAVTKDGNGEEVSGMVMMLKGENSGEVVKVVKDKMEQIKKSLPEGVEIEAFMDRTVLVNKAISTVQTNLIEGALIVIFILVLLLGNWRAGLVVASVIPLALLFAISMMKLFGVSGNLMSLGAIDFGLIVDGAVIIVEAIIHRLQVSNKGKLTTQEMNDEVYQASSKIRSSAAFGEIIILIVYLPILALVGIEGKMFGPMAQTVSFAILGAFILSLTYVPMMSALALKKQTGHKKNFSDKIIDAIYNFYTPILEKALQVKAAIIAVAIGLFVASLFLFNSLGGEFIPTLDEGDIATHLIIASGSSLSQEVEATTKAEQILRAKFPEIKMIVTKIGSAEIPTDPMPIEAGDMIILLKDKSEWTSAETKEELMEKMEHALSDIPGAFTEFSQPIQMRFNELMTGVRSDVAVKIFGDDIDMLVSKGEEVVQLINGIEGVSDAKAERVAGLPQITIRYNKDKLALYGLKIGDLNKVVRMGFAGETAGVVYEGEKRFDLVVRLANDSRKDIENLKALFVTLPSGNQIPLEQIADVKYEDGPMQISRENGKRRIVVGFNVRGADVKTVVETIQAKLDDKLKLPEGYYTTYGGQFENLIEANKRLSVAVPVALGLILVLLYFTFKSIKQSLLIFTAIPLSAIGGIVALWLRDMPFSISAGVGFIALFGVAVLNGIVLIGYFNELKKQGMDNVYDRIKEGTKVRLRPVILTAAVASLGFLPMAISSSAGAEVQKPLATVVIGGLITATLLTLIVLPILYLYFEKGIKIKRKTMKNSAMLLAFLFSSLAINAQEKQKLSLNEALEMGLKNNLNIQAVTLETKMQSQLVKTAFELPKTEISGTFGQINSQAQDKNFQISQSFNPFQISAKRKLLQENSSASLNKLSVSKQEITFSIRQSWNTILYFEKQNALLEKQNELMQKFVKSATLKFQTGETSALEKTIAVAKQQELEQKIKQFKTQIAIEKSKLKTLLDLENDIEISDTTFVPMPFIAKMDSTLVKQNPVVQLANQQVKIAQANHKLEKSNLFPEFSVGYFLQSITGNQEVDGVTKYYDNSPQFQGFSVGLSVPIFMGSTIKKSKAAQTNIEMEQKNANYINQQFKSHLEQQMEQLTTYQSLIDYYKNTAIPNADLIIKNATKSYQNGDISYVEYVQGIETATEILTNYNEAINNFNQTIIAIQYTINQ, from the coding sequence ATGTTAGATAAAATCATTCATTTTAGTATCAATAATAAATTTATTATTGGTCTTTTTACTCTCGTATTAGTCATTGTAGGCAGTTATTCGTTATATAATTTGCCAATAGATGCTTTACCAGACATTACAAATAATCAAGTACAGATAATTACAAGTTCACCTACTTTAGCAACTCAAGAAGTAGAGCAGTTTATAACATATCCAATAGAGCAATCAGTTAAATCAATTCCTAATGTTGTGGAGCTTCGTTCCATAAGTCGTTTTGGTCTAAGTGTGGTTACCGTTGTTTTTGAAGAAGATGTCGATATTTATTGGGCAAGAGCACAAATAACAGAACGTATTAAAGAAGCAGAAAATACCATACCAAAAGGTGTTGGAACTCCTGAAATGGCTCCAGTAAGTACAGGTTTAGGCGAAATATACCAATATGTAGTATATCCCAAAAAAGGGTACGAAGAAAAATACAACGCTACTGATTTAAGAACCATTCAAGATTGGATAATAAAGCCCCAATTAATTGGTACAAAAGGTGTAGCTGAAGTAAATACTTTAGGTGGAAACTTAAAACAATATGAAATAGCTGTGGTTCCAGACAAGCTAAGAAGTATGAATACAACCATCACTGAAATATTTGAAGCATTAGAAAATAATAATGAAAATACAGGTGGTGCATACATAGATAAAAAACCTTATGCTTATTTTATTAGAGGTGTCGGAATGGTTAGCAGCATCGACGATATAAATAAAATAGTGGTTAAAAATCAAAACGGAATACCTATTCTTATTCGTGATGTAGCCAATGTTCAAATAGGTAGTAGTATCAGATATGGAGCAGTAACCAAAGACGGAAATGGCGAAGAAGTTTCGGGAATGGTTATGATGCTTAAAGGTGAGAACAGTGGTGAAGTAGTTAAGGTGGTTAAAGACAAAATGGAACAAATCAAAAAATCACTGCCGGAAGGGGTAGAAATTGAGGCGTTTATGGACAGAACCGTTTTAGTAAACAAAGCTATAAGTACAGTTCAAACTAATTTAATTGAAGGAGCATTAATAGTTATTTTCATTTTAGTATTACTTCTTGGTAATTGGAGAGCAGGTTTAGTGGTTGCTTCGGTTATTCCATTAGCTTTATTATTTGCCATTTCTATGATGAAACTTTTTGGAGTTAGTGGTAATTTAATGAGTTTAGGTGCTATCGATTTTGGGCTAATTGTAGATGGTGCGGTTATCATTGTAGAAGCGATAATACACCGACTCCAAGTTAGTAATAAAGGCAAACTCACCACTCAAGAAATGAATGACGAAGTATATCAAGCATCATCAAAAATTAGAAGTAGTGCGGCTTTTGGAGAAATAATAATCTTAATTGTTTATCTTCCTATCTTAGCTTTAGTAGGTATCGAAGGAAAAATGTTTGGTCCAATGGCACAAACGGTTTCTTTTGCCATATTAGGAGCATTTATATTGTCTTTAACGTACGTCCCTATGATGTCGGCTTTGGCATTAAAAAAACAAACAGGACATAAAAAGAATTTTAGCGATAAAATTATTGATGCCATCTATAATTTTTACACTCCAATTTTAGAAAAAGCACTACAGGTTAAAGCAGCAATTATTGCGGTTGCCATTGGTTTATTTGTTGCAAGTTTATTTCTTTTCAATTCGTTGGGTGGTGAATTCATTCCTACATTAGATGAAGGTGATATTGCAACGCATTTAATCATAGCTTCCGGTAGTTCATTATCTCAAGAAGTGGAAGCAACTACAAAAGCAGAACAAATTTTAAGAGCAAAATTTCCAGAAATTAAAATGATTGTAACCAAAATTGGCTCAGCTGAAATTCCTACTGATCCAATGCCTATTGAAGCAGGAGATATGATTATTCTCTTGAAGGATAAAAGTGAATGGACTTCCGCAGAAACTAAAGAGGAACTAATGGAAAAAATGGAACATGCTTTGTCAGATATTCCAGGTGCGTTTACGGAGTTTTCCCAACCTATTCAAATGCGTTTTAATGAGTTAATGACTGGTGTAAGAAGTGATGTCGCCGTTAAAATTTTTGGTGATGATATTGATATGTTAGTTAGCAAAGGCGAGGAAGTTGTGCAATTAATTAATGGTATTGAAGGTGTTTCAGATGCTAAAGCAGAACGAGTTGCAGGTTTGCCACAAATAACAATTAGATACAATAAAGATAAATTAGCATTGTATGGTTTAAAAATTGGCGACTTGAATAAAGTAGTTCGTATGGGATTTGCAGGTGAAACAGCAGGTGTTGTCTATGAAGGAGAAAAACGTTTCGATTTAGTAGTGCGTTTAGCAAATGATAGCCGAAAAGATATTGAAAACTTAAAGGCGTTATTTGTAACATTACCATCAGGCAATCAAATTCCGTTAGAACAAATTGCTGATGTAAAGTATGAAGATGGACCAATGCAAATTTCTCGTGAAAATGGAAAACGTAGAATCGTAGTAGGTTTCAATGTTCGTGGTGCTGATGTAAAAACAGTGGTAGAAACCATTCAAGCTAAATTAGACGATAAACTAAAATTACCTGAAGGATATTACACTACTTATGGCGGACAATTTGAAAATCTTATCGAAGCAAACAAACGACTTTCTGTTGCTGTTCCGGTAGCATTAGGTTTAATTTTAGTCCTACTTTATTTTACATTCAAATCAATTAAACAATCGTTATTAATATTTACAGCAATTCCATTATCTGCTATTGGAGGTATTGTTGCGTTATGGTTACGCGATATGCCGTTTAGTATTTCCGCAGGTGTCGGATTTATTGCTCTTTTTGGTGTAGCGGTATTAAACGGAATTGTTTTAATTGGTTATTTTAATGAACTTAAAAAACAAGGTATGGATAATGTATATGACCGAATAAAAGAAGGAACTAAAGTACGTTTAAGACCTGTTATATTAACTGCTGCTGTAGCTTCACTTGGGTTTTTGCCAATGGCAATAAGTAGTAGTGCTGGTGCCGAAGTTCAAAAACCTTTAGCTACAGTAGTAATAGGTGGTTTAATAACTGCTACTTTACTAACATTAATAGTTTTACCAATTCTGTATTTATATTTTGAAAAAGGAATAAAAATCAAAAGAAAAACCATGAAAAATTCAGCTATGCTACTTGCATTTTTATTTAGTTCATTAGCAATCAATGCACAAGAAAAGCAAAAGTTAAGTTTAAATGAAGCATTAGAAATGGGGCTAAAAAACAACTTAAACATTCAAGCGGTTACCTTAGAAACTAAAATGCAATCACAATTAGTTAAGACTGCATTCGAATTGCCTAAAACAGAAATTTCAGGAACTTTTGGACAAATAAATTCGCAAGCTCAAGATAAAAATTTTCAAATTAGTCAGAGTTTCAATCCTTTTCAAATAAGTGCAAAAAGAAAATTGTTGCAAGAAAATAGTTCGGCTAGTCTAAATAAATTAAGTGTATCAAAGCAAGAAATAACATTTTCTATTCGTCAATCTTGGAATACCATTCTATACTTTGAAAAGCAAAATGCATTATTAGAAAAGCAAAATGAACTAATGCAAAAATTTGTAAAATCAGCAACATTAAAGTTTCAAACAGGTGAAACTAGTGCTTTAGAAAAAACAATTGCAGTAGCTAAACAACAAGAATTAGAACAAAAAATAAAACAATTCAAAACGCAAATTGCTATCGAAAAATCTAAACTTAAAACACTTTTAGATTTAGAAAATGATATTGAAATTTCGGATACAACTTTTGTGCCTATGCCTTTTATTGCAAAAATGGATAGCACATTAGTGAAACAAAATCCGGTAGTTCAGTTAGCTAATCAACAAGTAAAAATAGCACAAGCCAATCATAAATTAGAAAAATCAAATTTATTTCCAGAGTTTTCAGTAGGCTACTTTTTGCAATCCATAACAGGGAATCAAGAAGTAGATGGTGTAACGAAATATTATGATAATTCACCACAATTTCAAGGTTTTTCTGTTGGACTTTCAGTACCTATATTTATGGGTAGTACTATTAAAAAAAGTAAAGCAGCACAAACAAATATAGAAATGGAGCAAAAAAATGCTAACTATATAAACCAGCAATTTAAAAGTCATTTAGAGCAGCAAATGGAGCAACTTACAACCTATCAATCATTGATAGATTATTATAAAAATACAGCGATTCCTAATGCTGATTTAATAATTAAAAATGCTACAAAAAGTTATCAAAATGGAGATATTTCGTATGTAGAATATGTACAAGGTATTGAAACGGCTACCGAAATACTAACCAATTATAATGAAGCTATAAATAACTTTAATCAAACTATAATAGCTATACAATATACTATCAATCAATAA
- a CDS encoding heavy metal-binding domain-containing protein, giving the protein MKKSIVIMALAIALGTTVSCNKKEETTKTATEHEGHNHKEGEEHKVAYECPMDCEKGKTYDEKGTCPVCKMELIEAKAENHEGHDHATENHEGHDHSEENHEGHNH; this is encoded by the coding sequence ATGAAAAAATCAATTGTAATTATGGCACTTGCCATTGCTTTAGGTACAACGGTTTCTTGTAATAAAAAAGAAGAAACTACAAAAACAGCAACAGAACACGAAGGACACAATCATAAAGAGGGTGAAGAGCATAAAGTAGCTTATGAATGCCCAATGGATTGTGAAAAAGGTAAAACTTATGATGAAAAAGGAACTTGTCCTGTTTGTAAAATGGAATTAATAGAAGCGAAAGCTGAAAACCACGAAGGTCATGATCATGCAACTGAAAACCATGAAGGACACGACCATTCTGAAGAAAACCATGAAGGACATAATCATTAA